One genomic window of Diospyros lotus cultivar Yz01 chromosome 8, ASM1463336v1, whole genome shotgun sequence includes the following:
- the LOC127808787 gene encoding LOW QUALITY PROTEIN: uncharacterized protein LOC127808787 (The sequence of the model RefSeq protein was modified relative to this genomic sequence to represent the inferred CDS: inserted 1 base in 1 codon): protein MEPVASVVDKLKCFAKSTQDFADGVFHWRERSTRRNPIEILKRLQREAFSDLMKLRDRQDKVERVLSFYKSAKGSPFQESTTHVRGEVDILGALLMMDNVDQQNYDAIKRTXINTGIHTTFTFETTILQKDTLAAEFVASGKGQEDVLGGPLSLAKVSYAANISDWFSVSAIPVGAYCRDVGIATNSPNQKRALTNYSSLGPPLLNQHCGSAFGLMVRKSNIVASLAQFVTSLGMQRSSVGFMQCFSTFGQVACQLSRSTKLSLLGVHQVPKLSIQNINLGALTMPVGILRRHKVPDTSSEVSAPANGTEAAGNILSGSVALMLETELDESTRIGGWFEMKQSNPRYLQWAVSMSDTPEDDFGWGLSLGGLIQGPTSWDHFQVETFLNFNFGKRFRLQPALVYAMDGPTQFPALMLRSTWSI, encoded by the exons ATGGAGCCGGTAGCTTCAGTTGTGGATAAACTGAAATGCTTCGCCAAATCGACCCAAGATTTCGCCGACGGCGTCTTTCACTGGCGCGAAAGGTCCACTCGCCGCAATCCG ATTGAAATCTTGAAACGGCTGCAGCGAGAAGCATTTTCAGATCTCATGAAACTAAGAGACAGACAAGACAAGGTAGAACGAGTGCTTTCCTTCTACAAGTCTGCAAAGGGAAGTCCATTCCAAGAATCTACCACCCATGTAAGGGGAGAGGTTGATATTTTGGGGGCTTTATTAATGATGGATAATGTTGATCAGCAGAATTATGATGCTATAAAGAGAA GAATTAACACAGGCATTCATACAACTTTCACATTTGAAACCACTATTCTGCAGAAAGACACACTAGCAGCAGAGTTTGTAGCTAGTGGAAAAGGACAGGAAGATGTTTTAGGTGGTCCACTTTCACTAGCAAAAGTGTCTTATGCTGCTAATATTAGTGACTGGTTCTCTGTGTCTGCAATTCCAGTTGGAGCTTATTGTCGAGATGTTGGAATTGCTACAAATTCTCCTAATCAG AAAAGGGCCCTCACCAATTATTCTTCGTTGGGACCACCCTTGTTGAATCAGCACTGCGGTAGTGCTTTTGGCTTAATGGTGAGAAAATCAAACATTGTTGCTTCTTTGGCTCAGTTTGTCACTAGTTTAGGAATGCAACGTAGCTCTGTTGGATTCATGCAATGTTTCAGCACTTTTGGGCAAGTTGCCTGTCAGCTATCAAGGAGTACGAAACTCTCACTTCTAGGTGTACACCAAGTGCCTAAATTGTCGATTCAAAATATCAATCTTGGAGCCCTAACCATGCCAGTTGGGATCTTGAGACGTCATAAAGTTCCTGATACATCTTCTGAGGTGTCTGCTCCGGCCAATGGAACAGAGGCAGCAGGAAATATCTTGTCAGGATCTGTTGCTTTGATGCTGGAGACGGAACTTGATGAAAGTACCAGAATTGGAGGTTGGTTTGAGATGAAACAATCTAATCCAAGATATCTACAATGGGCTGTTTCAATGTCTGATACTCCTGAAGACGATTTTGGATGGGGTCTGAGTTTGGGTGGATTGATCCAAGGTCCCACCAGTTGGGACCATTTTCAGGTTGAAACCTTCCTGAACTTCAACTTTGGTAAGAGATTCAGGCTGCAGCCAGCCCTAGTATATGCTATGGATGGACCTACCCAATTTCCTGCCTTGATGCTGCGTTCTACTTGGTCCATATAG